The genomic stretch CGAATCGGTTTAACGAAATCTGCGTTCTCAAAGAATTCGAGCCACGATCGCAAGGCTCAAAGTACGCTCAAAAAGCGGAAGAACTATTCACCCGCGAAGCTAAAGTCCTGCATCAACTTCATCACCCGCAGATTCCGCAGTTTCGCGAGTTGTTTCAGGTGAAAACGCAGAATCGAGAGCTATTGTTCTTAGTGCAAGACTATGTGGAAGGGAAGACTTACGAAGAACTGCTCAACGATCGCCGCAATCAACATCTCACTTTTAGCGAATTAGAAGCAGTTCAACTGCTGCAACAGCTTTTGCCGGTTTTGGACTACATTCATCAAGCAGGCATTGTGCATCGA from Cyanobacteria bacterium FACHB-DQ100 encodes the following:
- a CDS encoding protein kinase, with product MSLPLPDGTIVQNRYRILRVLGQGGFGRTYLAQDTNRFNEICVLKEFEPRSQGSKYAQKAEELFTREAKVLHQLHHPQIPQFRELFQVKTQNRELLFLVQDYVEGKTYEELLNDRRNQHLTFSELEAVQLLQQLLPVLDYIHQAGIVHRDISPDNIILRQWDQKPVLIDFGVVKAAATQAVHSAQTLVGKPGYAPIE